A stretch of Tripterygium wilfordii isolate XIE 37 chromosome 11, ASM1340144v1, whole genome shotgun sequence DNA encodes these proteins:
- the LOC120009029 gene encoding receptor protein kinase CLAVATA1-like produces MRTFCFLLILILFSRSYAYNDLDVLLKLKSAMTGPKGSGLEDWEEDSWTPNAHCRFSGVTCDEDSRVVQHNVSSHPLFGTVPPEIGLLEKLVNLTFFNNNLTGKLPVEMANLTLLKVFNISYNLFQGNFPGEITLGMTELEVLDAYDNDFTGSLPVEITKLKNLKHLSFGGNYFTGEIPESYSEIQSLEFLGLNGIGLTGKTPLFLSRLKNLREMYIGYFNLYVGGIPPEFGSMSELRVLDMASCNVTGEIPTSLSNLKHLHSLFLQLNRLTGYIPPELSGLISLKSFDVSNNELIGEIPQSFSALQNITLINVFRNHLYGAIPDFVGDFPFLETLHIWGNNFTYELPQNLGRNCKLLYVDVSENHFTGLIPRDLCKGGRLKTFILLDNFFFGTLPEGLGECRSLERIRISKNLLNGTIPAGIFSLPGVEVIEMHDNYFSGELPSEASGDTLGFLDLSNNWISGRIPPAIGNLKFLNILFLEMNRFTGEIPNEIFGLPSLTKINISANNISGKIPDSISRCTSLNAIDLSRNNLSGEIPKGIAMLSVLGTLNISQNQITGQIPADIRNMTSLATLDLSNNNFYGRIPTGGQFQVFKDSAFAGNPNLCSPGNVSCRSFVDSAQSSGHGHKKSFSSSKLIITVIVLFTALLLIIVTVYIMRNKRLQKSRAWKLTAFHRLDFKAEDVLECLKEENIIGKGGAGIVYCGSMPDGVQVAIKRLVGRGSGHSDHGFSAEIQTLGQIRHRNIVRLLGYVSNKDTNFLLYEYMPNGSLGEMLHGSKGGHLQWETRYKIAVEAAKGLCYLHHDCSPLIIHRDVKSNNILLDSDFEAHVADFGLAKYLQDAGASECMSSIAGSYGYIAPEYAYTLKVDEKSDVYSFGVVLLELIAGRKPVGEFGDGVDIVRWVRKTTSEISQLSDAASVLAVVDQRLSGYPLSGVINLFKIAMLCVEDEASHRPTMREVVHMLTNPPQSAPPLINL; encoded by the exons ATGAGAACCTTCTGTTTCCTTCTGATTCTCATACTGTTCTCCAGATCCTATGCTTACAATGATCTTGATGTTCTGTTGAAGCTCAAATCCGCCATGACTGGACCCAAAGGCTCTGGATTGGAGGACTGGGAGGAGGACTCGTGGACGCCCAATGCACACTGCAGATTTTCTGGAGTCACGTGCGATGAAGACTCACGTgtcg ttcaacacaaTGTGTCGTCTCATCCCCTGTTTGGTACCGTTCCGCCGGAGATAGGGCTGTTGGAGAAGCTTGTGAATCTTACCTTCTTCAACAATAACCTTACTGGAAAACTTCCTGTGGAGATGGCGAACCTGACTTTGCTCAAGGTTTTCAATATCTCTTACAATCTCTTTCAAGGAAACTTTCCCGGTGAAATCACTCTCGGCATGACAGAGCTAGAGGTCCTCGATGCCTACGACAACGACTTCACCGGATCACTGCCTGTGGAGATAACGAAACTGAAGAATCTGAAACATCTTAGTTTTGGAGGGAACTACTTTACGGGTGAAATTCCAGAGAGTTACTCTGAGATACAGAGCTTGGAGTTCCTAGGGTTGAATGGTATTGGACTTACCGGGAAAACGCCGTTGTTTTTGTCACGGTTGAAGAATCTCAGAGAAATGTATATTGGCTACTTCAACTTATACGTCGGAGGTATTCCACCGGAGTTCGGATCGATGAGTGAACTCCGGGTTCTTGATATGGCAAGCTGTAACGTCACCGGTGAGATTCCGACGAGtttaagcaatttgaagcaCTTGCACTCATTGTTCCTTCAATTGAACCGTCTTACAGGTTATATACCGCCTGAACTATCTGGTTTAATCAGTTTGAAGTCATTTGATGTCTCGAACAATGAATTGATCGGAGAGATACCGCAGAGCTTCTCTGCGCTGCAGAATATTACGTTAATCAATGTGTTTAGGAACCACCTCTACGGTGCAATCCCCGATTTTGTCGgtgattttccttttcttgagACGCTTCATATTTGGGGAAACAACTTCACGTATGAATTGCCGCAGAATCTCGGCCGGAATTGCAAGCTGTTGTACGTCGACGTTTCAGAGAATCACTTTACTGGACTCATTCCTCGGGATTTGTGTAAGGGAGGAAGGTTGAAGACGTTTATTCTCTTGGACAATTTCTTCTTTGGAACGCTCCCCGAGGGACTTGGGGAGTGCAGGTCGTTGGAACGAATTCGCATCTCGAAGAACCTTCTCAACGGCACGATTCCTGCCGGGATTTTCAGCTTGCCGGGAGTGGAGGTGATCGAGATGCATGATAATTACTTCTCCGGAGAGCTCCCATCGGAGGCATCCGGTGATACATTGGGATTCTTGGACTTGTCTAACAATTGGATCAGCGGCCGCATTCCTCCGGCCATTGGGAATCTGAAATTTTTGAACATATTGTTCCTTGAAATGAACAGATTTACAGGTGAAATTCCAAATGAAATCTTCGGTCTACCGTCCCTCACGAAGATCAACATAAGCGCAAACAACATTAGCGGGAAAATCCCTGATTCAATTTCTCGCTGTACATCCCTCAACGCCATTGATTTGAGTCGAAACAATCTTAGTGGAGAAATTCCGAAAGGAATCGCTATGTTATCGGTTCTTGGCACTCTCAATATTTCTCAGAATCAAATCACAGGCCAAATTCCCGCTGATATTCGAAACATGACAAGCCTAGCAACTCTTGATCTATCCAACAATAACTTCTATGGCCGAATCCCAACCGGCGGGCAGTTTCAGGTGTTCAAGGACAGTGCATTCGCAGGCAATCCCAATCTCTGTTCACCCGGAAATGTTTCTTGCCGCTCTTTCGTCGATTCTGCCCAATCCTCTGGTCACGGTCATAAGAAGTCGTTCTCTTCGTCCAAGCTTATAATCACAGTCATTGTGCTCTTCACTGCTTTGTTGTTGATAATCGTCACGGTCTACATAATGAGAAATAAGAGGCTCCAGAAATCAAGGGCTTGGAAGCTCACTGCATTCCATCGGCTTGATTTCAAAGCAGAGGATGTGCTTGAGTGTTTAAAAGAAGAGAACATAATAGGCAAAGGTGGTGCCGGAATCGTGTATTGCGGGTCCATGCCGGATGGTGTTCAGGTGGCGATCAAGCGACTGGTAGGCCGTGGCAGTGGGCATAGCGATCACGGTTTCTCGGCCGAAATCCAAACATTGGGCCAAATCCGGCACCGAAATATTGTTAGACTGTTGGGTTACGTGTCGAACAAGGACACGAATTTCTTGTTGTACGAGTACATGCCAAATGGAAGCTTGGGAGAGATGTTGCACGGGTCGAAAGGAGGCCATTTGCAGTGGGAGACAAGGTATAAGATCGCAGTCGAGGCTGCCAAGGGCCTTTGTTACCTTCACCATGACTGCTCGCCTTTGATCATACACAGAGATGTGAAGTCCAATAATATTCTTCTGGACTCGGACTTTGAGGCCCATGTAGCTGATTTTGGGCTCGCTAAGTACTTGCAGGATGCCGGTGCATCAGAGTGCATGTCCTCAATCGCGGGCTCCTATGGCTACATCGCACCAG AGTACGCTTACACGTTGAAGGTGGACGAGAAAAGCGATGTTTACAGCTTTGGTGTGGTGTTGCTGGAACTAATAGCTGGGAGGAAGCCAGTAGGAGAGTTTGGGGATGGAGTGGACATAGTGAGATGGGTAAGAAAAACAACGTCAGAGATTTCTCAGCTGTCTGATGCTGCTTCAGTGCTTGCAGTGGTGGACCAAAGGCTCAGTGGATACCCACTCTCAGGGGTCATAAACCTGTTCAAGA